The Polypterus senegalus isolate Bchr_013 chromosome 1, ASM1683550v1, whole genome shotgun sequence genome includes a window with the following:
- the LOC120531295 gene encoding extracellular calcium-sensing receptor-like: protein MYLLVAYFLFNSVAVMATSKKTIADCSLQGLFNLSGFLEDGDIIIGGLFPMHYRVLVQDLSFFYKPATSECLGFDPRSFRWAQTMRFAIKEINENPHLLPNITLGYKIYDSCATHVAALRATLTLLNGPENVQSEFCLGSSPVKAIIGDSGSSQSIVVSRTLQPFKVPMISYISTCSCLGNRKEFPTFFRTVPSDIYQVKAIAQLVKHFGWTWVAAISEDGDYGRYAFQALIEEFKISGVCLSYYEVIPKVYNKKRILEILEVMKASSAKVVISFAGEGALYPLLSEYARQNITGIQWIASEVWVTASLFSSSEFYPSLGGTIGFAIRKGEIPSLKDFLLQVTPLAYPESALVKELWTSVFGCTFQISNLTGSSGQMTPKCTGKESLEEKYNIYTDVSSLRVSYNVYKAVYAIAYSLQNIINCKPGNGPFHNFTCANITNLEPWQLQHYIQNVSFTSNMGETIYFDKNGDPVPSYDIINWQRGVDGKIWFVTVGLYDVSAGAGKELIINEDAVIWNNDKIKARCKEPLVPQSLCSEACPSGTRKGVRQGEPLCCFDCLPCADGEISNQTDSVECTQCPSDFWSNAERTECIPKEIEFLTYDEIGASLAVIALFGTCLTFGVLGIFLYYKSTPIVRVNNSELSFFILFSLALCFLCSIAFIGEPGSWSCMLRHTVFSVTFSLCISCILGKTVVVLMAFKATQPGNNLMKYFGPLQQRMMILFCTLIQIVICAIWLISTPPFPVKNTKYQNSKIILECHVGSTLAFWFVLGYVGILACLCFVLAFLARKLPDNFNEAKYITFSMLIFCSVWLAFIPAYVSSPGKYTVAVEIFAILSSSFGLLFCIFAPKCYIILLKPEKNTKQHLMRKVNKQIGSSN from the exons ATGTATCTTCTTGTTGCTTATTTCCTTTTTAACTCTGTGGCAGTAATGGCCACAAGTAAAAAAACAATAGCTGATTGCTCACTTCAGGGTCTCTTTAATCTTTCTGGATTCTTAGAAGATGGAGACATTATAATTGGAGGACTGTTCCCAATGCATTATCGAGTACTGGTACAAGATCTGTCATTTTTCTACAAACCTGCTACTTCAGAATGCCTGGG CTTTGACCCTAGGTCTTTTCGCTGGGCCCAGACAATGAGATTTGCgattaaggaaataaatgaaaatccacATCTCCTTCCAAATATAACTTTGGGATATAAGATTTATGATTCCTGTGCCACACATGTAGCTGCTCTTCGAGCAACTCTCACATTACTTAATGGACCTGAAAATGTTCAAAGTGAATTCTGTCTGGGATCATCGCCTGTGAAAGCCATCATTGGAGATTCGGGATCATCTCAATCTATTGTTGTGTCAAGAACATTGCAGCCTTTTAAAGTGCCAATG ataAGTTACATTTCCACATGTTCTTGCCTTGGCAACAGAAAAGAATTCCCAACTTTTTTCCGAACTGTTCCTAGCGATATATACCAAGTAAAAGCAATTGCTCAGCTTGTCAAGCATTTTGGGTGGACTTGGGTGGCAGCAATTTCAGAGGATGGAGATTACGGCAGATATGCTTTTCAAGCACTTATTGAGGAATTCAAAATAAGTGGAGTATGTTTATCTTATTATGAAGTTATCCCAAAAGTgtacaacaaaaaaagaattcttgAAATTTTAGAAGTCATGAAGGCATCCTCTGCAAAGGTTGTTATATCTTTTGCTGGGGAAGGAGCTCTTTATCCATTATTGTCAGAATATGCACGGCAAAATATTACAGGTATTCAGTGGATAGCGAGTGAAGTCTGGGTGACggcttctttattttcttccagtGAGTTCTATCCATCTCTTGGTGGGACAATAGGCTTTGCCATTCGCAAAGGAGAAATCCCATCTTTAAAAGATTTTCTGCTTCAAGTTACTCCACTGGCATACCCAGAAAGTGCTTTAGTAAAGGAACTGTGGACCTCTGTTTTTGGCTGCACTTTTCAGATTTCCAACTTAACTGGTAGTTCTGGGCAAATGACTCCTAAGTGTACAGGCAAAGAATCTTTagaagaaaaatacaatatatatacagatgtaTCAAGTCTTCGAGTTTCTTACAATGTATACAAAGCAGTCTATGCTATTGCTTATTCTTTGCAAAATATCATCAACTGCAAGCCCGGCAACGGGCCATTCCATAATTTTACTTGTGCAAATATTACAAACTTGGAACCTTGGCAG CTTCAGCATTATATTCAAAATGTATCATTTACAAGTAACATGGGAGAAACCATCTATTTTGATAAAAATGGTGATCCAGTTCCATCATATGATATTATAAACTGGCAAAGAGGAGTAGATGGAAAAATCTGGTTTGTTACTGTTGGACTCTATGATGTCTCTGCTGGTGCAGGAAAAGAGCTTATAATAAATGAGGATGCTGTCATTTGGAATAACGACAAAATCAAGGCAAGGTGCAAAGAGCCTCTA GTGCCCCAGTCATTATGCTCTGAAGCGTGCCCGTCTGGCACAAGGAAGGGGGTACGTCAAGGAGAGCCTCTTTGTTGCTTTGATTGCCTACCATGTGCTGATGGCGAAATTAGTAATCAAACAG ATTCAGTAGAATGTACTCAGTGTCCTTCTGATTTCTGGTCCAATGCTGAAAGAACTGAATGCATCCCAAAAGAGATTGAATTTCTCACTTATGATGAAATCGGAGCTTCATTAGCCGTGATTGCTTTATTTGGTACCTGTCTTACATTTGGAGTCCTTGGCATATTCCTATATTATAAAAGTACTCCAATTGTCCGGGTGAACAATTCTGAACTCAGCTTCTTCATTCTTTTTTCATTGGCACTCTGCTTCTTGTGCTCCATTGCATTCATAGGAGAGCCAGGCAGTTGGTCATGCATGCTTAGGCACACAGTGTTTAGTGTTACCTTTTCATTATGCATATCTTGCATTCTTGGCAAAACAGTTGTTGTTTTAATGGCTTTCAAAGCCACACAACCTGGTAACAACCTCATGAAATATTTTGGACCTTTACAGCAAAGAATGATGATTTTGTTTTGTACCCTTATTCAGATTGTTATTTGTGCAATTTGGTTGATTTCTACACCTCCTTTCCCTGTGAAAAATACTAAATACCAAAATTCTAAAATCATATTAGAATGTCACGTGGGCTCTACTCTGGCCTTTTGGTTCGTCTTAGGCTATGTTGGGATTTTAGCCTGTCTGTGTTTTGTTCTGGCTTTTTTAGCAAGAAAACTTCCTGATAACTTTAATGAGGCCAAGTACATAACATTCAGCATGCTCATCTTTTGTTCTGTGTGGTTGGCATTTATTCCAGCATATGTCAGCTCACCTGGCAAATACACTGTTGCAGTGGAAATATTTGCAATTCTTTCATCTAGTTTTGGGTTGCTTTTTTGTATATTTGCCCCAAAATGCTATATTATTttactgaaaccagaaaaaaatacaaagcagcaTCTTAtgagaaaagtaaataaacaaattggCTCCAGTAACTAA